DNA sequence from the Brachybacterium sp. P6-10-X1 genome:
TCGATCGCGGAGGCCTCGTAGAGCTCGCCGGGGATCGACTGCAGCCCGGCCATGAACATGAGGAAGGCGAAGGGCCACATCCGCCAGATCGCGACCACCACGACGGAGACGAAGGCGTTGTCGCCGATCAGCCAGAACGGAGCGCCGTCGAGGATGCCCAGCTGGTCGACCAGCACGTGATTGATCACGCCGGTGTCCCGCTGGAGCATGAAGTTCCAGGTGATCACCGAGGCGTACAGCGGCAGGGCGTAGGGGATCAGGAACAGGGTGCGGAACACGCCGCGGCCGCGGAAGGGCCGTTGCAGGGCGACCGCGGCCGCCATCCCCAGCCCCCAGCTCAGCCCCACCACGAGTGCGGTGAACGCCACCGTGACCAGGAAGGAGTTCAGCAGCTCCTGGCCGACGGGGGTGTTCAGATCGATCGCGATGGAGTAGTTCTCCAGGCCCACGAAGGGGGCCTCCAGCCAACGGCGGATGAAGAACTTCGTCAGCTCCACGAAGCTCATCCAGAACCCGGTGGCCATCGGGATGATGTGGATCAGCAGCTCGAGCAGCACCGCGGGCGCGATGATCAGGTACGGGAACAGGTGACGCCGGGACCGGCGCGGCGGCCTGGCGTCGGGCACCTTGGGAGGCGTCGTGGTGTCCTCCGGCGCGGTCAGACTGGACATGGGGTCTCTTCTCGGGAGGGGGTGGCGGGCGCACGGCGGCCGACGGGGAATCACCCCGCTCGGCGGCCGACGGGGCATCACCCCGTCGGCCGGAGGTCCCTCAGACGCGGATCGAGTCCTGCGCGGTCTGCATGGCGGTCATGACGTCCTCCCGGGTGACGGTGCCGCCGGTGGCGATGGTCGCGAACATCTCGTTCATCGCCTGGCCGACGGTGGTCTCGTACTGGTCCTCCCAGGGCACCAGCGGCAGCGGCTCGGCGCGCTCGGAATAGATCTCCATGAACATCTCGGCCTGCTCGGCGTCCTCGGTGAAGGTGGGCTCGCCGTCGACCAGCACCGGCAGCGAGGCGAAGGGCTCGCCGAGCTCCTCCTGCGTCTCCGGGGAGGTCATGAACTTCATGAACTGCAGAGCGCCCTCTTCGTTCTCGGTGTCCCTCATGGCGGCGAGGTTGATCCCCGCCAGGTGCGAGGCGCAGTCGCTGACGGCATCGGCCGGAGCGGGGAAGGGGATGGCCTTGAACTGGTCCGGGGTCATGCCCTGCGACTCGATGGTGGCGTTGGCGTTGTTCTGGTTGATGATCATCGCGGCCTTGCCGTTCGCGAAGGCGGTGACGGACTTGGTGCCGTTGTCGAACTGGGCGTTCGACGGATCGACGACCTTGTCGGTCTGCATCAGGTCGAGGTAGCGCAGGATGCCGTCGATGACGCCGTCCTCGGTGAACGAGGGCTTGCCGTCCTTCGTGTTCAGCGCGGCGCCGTTCTGGGTGGCGTTGATGAAGGCGAAGTGGTTGTTCTCCGTGTACGAGCCCGCGGCCAGCGACATGCCCCAGACATCGCCCTCGGGATCGGTCAGGGCCTTGGCGGCCTCGACCATCTCCTCCCAGGTGGTGGGCGGCTCGACGCCGGCGTCCTCGAACATCTTCACGTTGTAGTACATGCCGTAGGCCAGCCCGTACAGCGGGATGGAGGTCGGGTCGGTGCCCTCGGCGCCGCCGGTGGCCAGGGCCGCCGGGACGTAGCGGTCGCGGCCGCCGAGGGCCTCGAACTGCTCATCGCCCAGCTCGAGCAGCCCACCGGTGGCCTGGAGGCTCACGCCCCAGGTGTTGCCGATGTTGACGACGTCAGGGCCCTGC
Encoded proteins:
- a CDS encoding carbohydrate ABC transporter permease, translated to MSSLTAPEDTTTPPKVPDARPPRRSRRHLFPYLIIAPAVLLELLIHIIPMATGFWMSFVELTKFFIRRWLEAPFVGLENYSIAIDLNTPVGQELLNSFLVTVAFTALVVGLSWGLGMAAAVALQRPFRGRGVFRTLFLIPYALPLYASVITWNFMLQRDTGVINHVLVDQLGILDGAPFWLIGDNAFVSVVVVAIWRMWPFAFLMFMAGLQSIPGELYEASAIDGAGPMRQWRSVTLPMLAPVNQTMLLVMFLWVFNDFNTPYVLFGSAQPPAGDLISFHIYNASFLSWDFGVGSAMSVLLLLFLLAVSLVYLYFTQWKKEKRNA
- a CDS encoding sugar ABC transporter substrate-binding protein, which gives rise to MRRRTLLTAAPLAAAGAAGLAACGSSSGSGSNSDTLTYWASNQGTSLENDKEVLTPVLEKFTEETGIDVSLEVIGWGDLQTRIQTAITSGQGPDVVNIGNTWGVSLQATGGLLELGDEQFEALGGRDRYVPAALATGGAEGTDPTSIPLYGLAYGMYYNVKMFEDAGVEPPTTWEEMVEAAKALTDPEGDVWGMSLAAGSYTENNHFAFINATQNGAALNTKDGKPSFTEDGVIDGILRYLDLMQTDKVVDPSNAQFDNGTKSVTAFANGKAAMIINQNNANATIESQGMTPDQFKAIPFPAPADAVSDCASHLAGINLAAMRDTENEEGALQFMKFMTSPETQEELGEPFASLPVLVDGEPTFTEDAEQAEMFMEIYSERAEPLPLVPWEDQYETTVGQAMNEMFATIATGGTVTREDVMTAMQTAQDSIRV